The following proteins are encoded in a genomic region of Maribacter hydrothermalis:
- a CDS encoding peptidase associated/transthyretin-like domain-containing protein: MPDYVFGQESVFIGGVVLDNVANESIIFTTVGVKGKSKGVITNMNGGFRLPLSFRNIDGNDINT, translated from the coding sequence GTGCCTGATTATGTATTTGGACAAGAATCAGTTTTTATCGGAGGTGTTGTTTTGGATAATGTTGCTAATGAATCAATTATTTTTACTACAGTTGGTGTAAAAGGTAAGTCCAAAGGGGTTATTACTAACATGAATGGTGGTTTTCGTTTACCACTTTCTTTTAGGAATATTGATGGTAACGATATTAATACCTAG
- a CDS encoding carboxypeptidase-like regulatory domain-containing protein, protein MSIRMKFFIMFLFCGAMVNAQQNEFFFGKVEDGATGEPVVFANIRIKNRALGVITNIDGSFRIPMKYKDYGDILEVSSMGYQNREIAIAAFSQMELNIILLQPSTISLQEAVVKAKDKRGKRLSAKQIVQRAIDAIPYNYPSVSFSTIGYYRDYQFNEGAYINLNEGILNIYDQGFDQLDDKTSETLMFNFELNTDFEQDSLARTAYDYDSYKKIIKKAYLGAYGGNEFRILRIHDAIRNYNVASYDYIGTLKNDFIENHNLFRSKDSDSDNEALYGIKFWKRHLNYRAHGEIFISQKDFAIHKLEYTMYNNRQTNKKNEKNKHGHKQKVIFDVLTEYRRINNKMYLNYISFHNSFEVRKPPKFSVDSTLVNMPDGFYTIYFNKPVDSVSAVNPKNYDIKFNQEKFGIDKVEVYRDSVRLYGDSDFMQAMINAKGETSALLNRKKGQEAGAMFELAVENVKDQLGNLVNDPDIHEYQQFREFFAQRIKPDSRAPFDGPFMDKKKPLFKNQPMVRPKDYQEYWMNTPLQAIEN, encoded by the coding sequence ATGTCCATAAGAATGAAATTTTTTATCATGTTTCTTTTCTGTGGTGCAATGGTGAATGCACAACAGAACGAGTTTTTTTTTGGCAAAGTTGAGGATGGTGCTACCGGTGAACCTGTTGTTTTTGCCAATATCAGAATTAAGAACAGGGCTTTAGGGGTTATTACCAATATTGATGGTAGTTTTAGAATACCGATGAAATACAAAGATTATGGTGATATTCTGGAGGTCTCTTCCATGGGTTACCAGAATAGGGAAATCGCAATTGCCGCTTTTTCGCAAATGGAGCTCAATATCATTTTATTACAACCATCTACCATAAGTCTGCAAGAGGCAGTTGTTAAAGCAAAAGATAAAAGAGGGAAAAGGCTGAGCGCAAAGCAAATAGTGCAACGAGCCATTGATGCAATACCCTATAATTATCCTTCAGTTTCTTTTTCCACCATAGGTTATTATCGCGATTATCAATTCAATGAAGGGGCATATATAAATCTCAACGAAGGCATATTGAATATTTATGATCAGGGCTTTGATCAATTAGACGATAAAACTTCTGAGACCCTAATGTTCAATTTTGAACTGAACACCGATTTTGAGCAAGATTCTTTGGCGCGAACTGCCTACGATTATGACAGCTACAAGAAAATCATAAAAAAGGCATATTTAGGTGCTTACGGTGGTAACGAGTTTCGAATTTTAAGGATTCACGACGCCATTCGAAATTATAATGTTGCATCCTACGATTATATTGGAACCTTAAAAAATGATTTTATCGAAAATCATAACTTATTTAGAAGTAAAGATTCCGATAGTGATAATGAGGCGCTTTATGGCATTAAGTTTTGGAAACGACATCTAAATTACAGGGCGCATGGAGAAATCTTTATATCCCAGAAAGATTTTGCGATTCATAAACTGGAATATACAATGTACAATAACCGGCAAACAAACAAGAAGAACGAAAAAAACAAACACGGTCATAAACAGAAAGTAATTTTTGATGTTTTAACTGAATATAGAAGGATTAATAATAAAATGTATTTGAATTACATATCCTTTCATAACAGTTTTGAAGTAAGAAAACCACCAAAATTTTCTGTGGACTCTACCTTGGTAAATATGCCTGATGGTTTTTATACCATTTACTTTAACAAACCAGTAGATTCGGTTTCTGCCGTAAATCCTAAGAATTATGATATTAAATTCAATCAAGAAAAGTTTGGTATCGATAAGGTTGAGGTCTATAGAGATTCGGTCAGATTATATGGTGATTCAGATTTCATGCAAGCTATGATAAATGCTAAAGGAGAAACGAGTGCTTTATTAAATAGAAAAAAAGGTCAAGAAGCAGGGGCCATGTTTGAATTAGCTGTCGAAAATGTAAAGGATCAACTAGGGAACTTGGTCAATGATCCTGACATACATGAATATCAACAATTTAGGGAGTTTTTTGCCCAACGTATAAAACCGGATTCAAGAGCACCTTTTGATGGTCCTTTTATGGATAAGAAAAAGCCTTTATTTAAAAATCAGCCAATGGTAAGACCAAAAGATTATCAAGAATATTGGATGAATACTCCACTCCAAGCCATTGAAAACTAG
- a CDS encoding glutamine synthetase beta-grasp domain-containing protein, which yields MAKIKLEYIWLDGYFPTQNMRSKTKVEEHENFKGTIEELGNWSFDGSSTRQASGGASDCLLVPVAIYPDPDRINGYLVMTEVMNADGTPHVSNGRATIDDEDEDFWFGFEQEYFIMDTKTQMPLGFPIGGYPAPQGMYYCSVGGLHTHGRDLVEEHADLCIDAGLNFEGINQEVASGQWEFQLFAKGAKKAGDEIWVARYLLDRLTEKYGYYIEYHPKPLGKDMDWNGSGMHANFSNTALRTSGSKDVYAAICESFRPFVKEHIAVYGEFNDQRLTGLHETASINDFSWGISDRGASIRIPLIAVEKGYKGWLEDRRPASNGDPYKIAARIIKTVKTAKI from the coding sequence ATGGCCAAAATTAAATTAGAATACATCTGGTTAGATGGATACTTTCCAACACAAAACATGCGTAGTAAAACGAAAGTTGAAGAGCATGAAAATTTCAAAGGGACTATAGAAGAGTTAGGCAATTGGTCTTTTGACGGATCGTCTACCAGACAAGCTTCAGGTGGCGCTTCTGATTGTTTATTAGTGCCTGTAGCAATTTATCCAGATCCAGACAGGATCAACGGTTATTTAGTTATGACTGAAGTAATGAATGCAGATGGAACGCCACACGTTTCTAACGGAAGAGCAACAATCGATGATGAGGATGAAGATTTCTGGTTTGGTTTTGAGCAAGAGTATTTTATCATGGATACCAAAACTCAAATGCCATTAGGTTTCCCTATTGGAGGATACCCTGCACCACAAGGTATGTATTACTGTTCAGTTGGTGGTCTACATACTCATGGAAGGGATTTAGTGGAAGAGCATGCTGATCTATGTATTGATGCAGGTTTAAACTTTGAGGGAATTAACCAAGAAGTTGCTTCTGGGCAATGGGAATTTCAATTATTTGCTAAAGGTGCCAAAAAAGCAGGTGATGAAATATGGGTAGCAAGATACCTTCTTGACAGATTAACCGAAAAATATGGTTACTATATTGAATACCACCCAAAACCATTAGGTAAGGATATGGATTGGAATGGATCAGGTATGCATGCAAACTTCTCTAACACTGCTTTAAGAACAAGTGGTAGCAAAGATGTTTATGCTGCAATTTGTGAATCTTTTAGACCATTTGTAAAAGAACACATTGCTGTTTATGGTGAATTTAACGACCAAAGATTAACGGGATTACATGAAACTGCATCTATAAATGACTTCTCTTGGGGTATTTCAGATAGAGGTGCATCTATTCGTATTCCATTAATTGCTGTTGAAAAAGGATACAAAGGATGGTTAGAAGATAGAAGACCAGCATCTAACGGTGACCCATACAAAATTGCAGCAAGAATTATCAAAACTGTAAAAACTGCAAAAATATAA
- a CDS encoding glutamine synthetase III family protein: MESSRFEAIRESQRRNSIAIEEKGRRSELFGINVFNENKMLQYLTKDALESLKGAMVSGSKIDRKIADQVAEAIKGWAITMGATHYTHWFQPLTGSTAEKHDAFFDLLPDGTALEKFGGGQLVQQEPDASSFPSGGIRNTFEARGYTAWDPSSPAFIYGTTLCIPTIFVSYTGEALDNKAPLLRALSAVDEAATAVAKYFDKNVSKVNATLGWEQEYFLIDKALAHSRPDIMMTGRTLVGEIPAKGQQLDDHYFGVIPSRVLSFMSDLEKECTKLGIPVKTRHNEVAPNQFELAPVFEEANLAIDHNLLLMDVMDKMADKHHFTVLFHEKPFAGINGSGKHNNWSLSTDTGVNLLSPGSTPMKNLQFLTFFINTIKAVDTYEELLRSSIASAGNDHRLGANEAPPAIFSIFIGTQLSSVLDELEGVSKGKLSPEEKTELKLNVVGKIPEILMDNTDRNRTSPFAFTGNKFEMRGVGAKTNCAKPMTILNTIVAKQLKEFKKEVDVLIDKKSLKKDEAVFNVLREYIKTSKRIRFDGDGYSAEWETEAKRRKLSNNKNTPEALNVLTSKESIALFHSMKVMSEVEVSARQEVDLENYILHLQIEGRVYNELVYGYIMPAAIAYQNTLIKNVAGLKEIYGAAHKKFSEGQLTMIEEIAEHIVGIKKMVDAMVDSRKKANALKDTKKKAEAYCNNVKPYFSEIRLHSDKLEKLMDNQLWPLTKYRELLFIK; the protein is encoded by the coding sequence ATGGAATCATCAAGATTTGAAGCAATTAGAGAAAGTCAACGAAGAAATAGTATTGCAATTGAAGAGAAAGGAAGGCGGTCAGAGCTTTTTGGAATAAATGTTTTCAACGAAAACAAAATGTTGCAATATCTTACCAAAGATGCTTTAGAAAGCTTAAAAGGTGCTATGGTTTCTGGATCTAAAATTGATAGGAAAATTGCAGATCAAGTAGCAGAGGCAATTAAAGGTTGGGCAATTACAATGGGAGCAACCCATTATACGCATTGGTTTCAGCCTTTAACAGGGTCTACAGCAGAAAAGCATGATGCGTTTTTTGACCTATTACCGGACGGTACCGCTTTAGAAAAATTCGGCGGTGGACAGCTAGTTCAGCAAGAGCCAGATGCCTCAAGTTTTCCAAGTGGAGGTATTCGAAATACGTTTGAAGCTAGGGGTTATACCGCATGGGACCCTTCTTCGCCGGCATTTATATACGGTACTACCTTATGTATACCTACTATTTTTGTCTCATATACTGGTGAGGCACTAGATAATAAAGCGCCACTATTAAGGGCATTAAGTGCCGTAGATGAGGCTGCCACGGCTGTTGCAAAATATTTTGATAAGAATGTTAGTAAGGTAAATGCAACCCTAGGTTGGGAACAAGAATATTTTTTAATAGATAAAGCACTGGCTCATTCTAGACCAGATATTATGATGACGGGCAGAACTTTGGTTGGTGAAATACCAGCAAAAGGCCAACAATTAGATGATCATTATTTCGGAGTAATTCCAAGCCGCGTGCTTAGTTTTATGAGCGATTTGGAAAAAGAATGTACCAAATTGGGAATACCTGTAAAAACAAGACATAATGAAGTGGCACCGAATCAATTTGAGCTTGCCCCTGTTTTTGAAGAGGCGAATTTGGCTATTGACCATAACCTTCTATTAATGGATGTTATGGATAAAATGGCAGATAAGCATCATTTTACAGTGTTATTTCATGAAAAGCCTTTTGCAGGGATAAATGGATCTGGTAAACATAATAACTGGTCTTTATCAACAGATACTGGAGTTAATTTATTGAGTCCGGGTTCTACACCAATGAAAAATCTACAGTTCTTAACCTTTTTTATAAATACGATAAAAGCAGTTGACACCTATGAGGAATTATTGCGCTCATCAATAGCATCGGCAGGTAATGATCATCGTTTAGGCGCCAATGAAGCCCCGCCTGCAATATTTTCCATATTTATTGGTACTCAGTTAAGTAGCGTATTGGACGAATTAGAAGGTGTGTCCAAAGGAAAATTATCTCCTGAAGAGAAAACGGAGCTAAAATTAAATGTCGTCGGTAAAATTCCTGAAATATTAATGGATAATACAGATCGCAATAGAACATCGCCATTTGCATTTACTGGTAATAAATTTGAGATGAGAGGGGTAGGGGCAAAAACAAATTGTGCCAAACCCATGACAATTTTAAATACTATAGTAGCTAAACAGCTAAAAGAATTTAAAAAAGAGGTCGATGTCTTAATCGATAAAAAAAGTTTAAAGAAAGATGAAGCTGTTTTTAATGTACTAAGAGAATATATTAAAACATCTAAGCGTATTCGTTTTGATGGTGACGGGTATAGTGCTGAATGGGAAACCGAAGCAAAACGTAGAAAGCTTAGTAATAACAAAAATACACCAGAAGCTCTTAATGTATTAACTTCTAAAGAAAGTATTGCGCTATTTCATTCTATGAAAGTAATGAGTGAAGTGGAGGTTAGTGCACGGCAGGAGGTAGATTTGGAGAATTATATATTGCATCTGCAAATAGAAGGCAGGGTCTATAATGAGTTAGTCTATGGTTATATTATGCCAGCTGCGATAGCCTACCAAAATACATTGATAAAGAACGTTGCCGGTTTAAAAGAAATCTATGGCGCCGCTCATAAAAAATTCTCCGAAGGGCAACTAACTATGATTGAGGAAATTGCAGAGCACATTGTAGGGATTAAAAAAATGGTCGATGCCATGGTAGATTCTCGTAAGAAAGCAAATGCATTAAAAGACACTAAAAAGAAAGCCGAAGCCTATTGTAATAATGTAAAACCATATTTTTCTGAAATTAGACTGCATAGCGATAAACTTGAAAAGCTAATGGATAATCAATTATGGCCGTTAACCAAGTACAGGGAATTGTTATTTATTAAGTAA
- a CDS encoding AIR synthase related protein, translating to MSTSSSERYQQRGVSASKEDVHNAIKNIDKGLFPKAFCKIVPDYLTGDKDYCLVMHADGAGTKSSLAYMYWKETGDISVWKGIAQDALIMNIDDLICVGATDNIMLSSTIGRNKNKIPGEVLSAIINGTEELIKDLGEFGITIHTTGGETADVGDLVRTIIVDSTVTARLKRNDVIDNANIKAGDVIVGLESFGQANYEKEYNGGMGSNGLTSARHDVFSSYLADKYPESYDAEVPKDLVYSGKVKLTDKVDDSPIDAGKLVLSPTRTYAPIVKKILSKYKAKDIHGMIHCSGGAQTKILHFIDELHVVKDNLFEVPPLFKLIQEQSGTDWKEMYKVFNCGHRLEFYLSQEIANDIIEIAESFGVKAQIIGRVEASVSKKLTISSEYGTFTY from the coding sequence ATGTCCACATCAAGTAGTGAAAGGTATCAGCAAAGAGGGGTTTCTGCTTCTAAAGAAGATGTTCACAATGCTATAAAAAATATAGATAAAGGTCTTTTTCCTAAGGCATTTTGTAAAATAGTACCAGACTACCTAACGGGAGATAAAGACTATTGCTTGGTAATGCATGCAGATGGTGCTGGCACAAAATCGTCATTGGCGTATATGTATTGGAAAGAAACCGGAGATATTTCGGTTTGGAAAGGTATTGCACAAGATGCTTTGATAATGAATATCGATGATTTAATTTGTGTTGGTGCTACAGATAATATTATGCTTTCTTCCACTATTGGTAGAAATAAAAATAAGATTCCCGGTGAAGTGCTTTCGGCTATCATAAATGGTACAGAAGAGCTCATAAAAGATTTGGGCGAGTTTGGTATTACTATACATACTACTGGAGGTGAAACTGCCGATGTGGGCGATTTGGTGAGAACTATAATTGTAGATTCTACAGTTACGGCTCGCTTAAAAAGAAACGATGTTATTGATAATGCCAATATAAAAGCGGGTGATGTAATTGTGGGATTAGAATCTTTTGGTCAAGCAAACTATGAAAAAGAGTATAATGGCGGTATGGGAAGTAACGGACTTACCTCTGCCCGGCACGACGTATTTTCAAGTTACTTAGCAGACAAATATCCAGAGAGTTATGATGCTGAAGTTCCTAAAGATTTAGTGTACTCGGGGAAGGTAAAATTAACGGATAAAGTTGATGATTCTCCTATAGATGCTGGTAAATTAGTGCTTTCACCAACAAGAACGTATGCGCCTATCGTTAAAAAAATACTTTCTAAATATAAAGCAAAAGATATTCATGGTATGATCCATTGTAGTGGAGGAGCCCAAACAAAAATTTTACATTTTATAGATGAGCTTCATGTGGTGAAAGATAATTTGTTTGAGGTGCCACCACTTTTTAAATTGATACAAGAACAGTCCGGAACAGATTGGAAAGAGATGTATAAAGTTTTTAATTGTGGACATCGATTAGAGTTTTATTTATCCCAAGAAATTGCAAATGACATTATTGAAATAGCCGAAAGTTTTGGGGTAAAGGCGCAAATAATAGGTAGAGTAGAAGCATCGGTTTCTAAAAAACTAACAATTTCGAGCGAGTACGGAACCTTTACGTATTAG
- a CDS encoding QcrA and Rieske domain-containing protein, producing the protein MERKKFLRTLGAGAAFAITFPCLGSCSKDNEPDGEIVTPPTNVDFTIDLNSPEAAKLANNGGFILKNLVVVVKNLEGEFVAATQICSHEQYDQVRFVNQDGGIFYCDVHGSRFSQNGTPLNEIPNSTSKALKIYNTSLEGSILRVFE; encoded by the coding sequence ATGGAAAGAAAGAAATTTTTACGAACCCTAGGGGCGGGTGCAGCCTTTGCTATAACTTTTCCATGTTTGGGAAGTTGCTCTAAAGACAACGAGCCAGATGGGGAGATCGTAACACCGCCAACAAATGTAGATTTTACAATAGATCTTAATTCCCCTGAAGCTGCAAAACTGGCAAACAATGGTGGATTTATCTTAAAAAACCTAGTAGTAGTAGTTAAAAATCTAGAAGGAGAATTTGTAGCCGCAACCCAAATTTGTAGTCATGAGCAATATGATCAAGTTCGTTTTGTAAATCAAGATGGTGGCATATTCTACTGTGATGTTCATGGCTCTCGATTTTCTCAAAACGGTACTCCGTTAAATGAAATTCCGAATAGTACTTCAAAAGCGTTAAAAATTTATAATACCTCTTTAGAAGGTTCCATATTAAGGGTATTCGAATAA
- a CDS encoding FAD:protein FMN transferase, with translation MTFIVFGQEKKYVTVKKTFEVMGGKFDITVVSLDEELGYIYIQEALIEVQRIEKLISSWDDASETSLINKNAGIKPVKVSWELYKLIERSIQISEITNGAFDITYTALEDIWKFDGSMHSMPSNTEVKAVADRVGYKNIVLNSKDQTVFLNKKDMRISFGGIGKGFAADKAKALLVSKEVKAGIINIGGDITTWGTKTTGDKWLIGIVNPESKGLVSSWLPILESSVATSGGDADYMIVNDKKYTHVLNPKTGYPATGIISVSVFAKSAELSDALATSIFVMGLNSGIALINQLGDTEVIIVDENNKMHKSNGIILN, from the coding sequence ATGACCTTTATCGTTTTTGGTCAGGAGAAAAAGTATGTAACCGTGAAAAAGACCTTTGAGGTTATGGGCGGTAAATTTGATATCACTGTAGTGTCATTAGATGAAGAGCTTGGCTATATTTATATACAGGAGGCTTTAATTGAAGTTCAGCGAATAGAAAAATTAATTTCTTCGTGGGATGATGCTTCTGAAACAAGTTTAATAAACAAAAATGCAGGTATAAAGCCAGTAAAAGTCAGTTGGGAACTTTACAAACTAATAGAAAGGTCTATTCAAATTTCAGAAATTACCAATGGTGCATTTGATATTACATATACGGCATTAGAAGATATATGGAAATTTGATGGGTCAATGCATTCTATGCCCTCCAATACAGAAGTTAAAGCTGTCGCGGATAGAGTAGGGTACAAGAATATTGTTTTAAACAGTAAAGATCAAACCGTGTTTTTGAATAAAAAAGATATGCGTATTTCTTTTGGTGGTATAGGAAAAGGGTTTGCGGCCGATAAGGCAAAAGCATTATTGGTGTCGAAAGAAGTAAAAGCAGGAATCATAAATATTGGAGGCGATATTACTACTTGGGGTACAAAAACTACTGGAGACAAGTGGCTTATTGGTATAGTAAATCCTGAGAGTAAAGGTTTAGTGTCTTCTTGGTTGCCCATATTAGAATCTTCGGTGGCAACTTCTGGGGGCGATGCGGATTATATGATCGTGAACGATAAAAAATATACTCATGTGTTAAACCCTAAAACGGGTTATCCCGCTACAGGTATTATAAGTGTGTCGGTTTTCGCAAAAAGTGCTGAACTTTCAGATGCCTTGGCTACTTCCATTTTTGTTATGGGTCTAAACTCGGGTATTGCACTAATAAATCAATTAGGAGATACCGAAGTGATAATAGTTGATGAAAACAACAAAATGCATAAAAGTAATGGCATTATTCTAAATTAA
- the prfA gene encoding peptide chain release factor 1: MIDKLNIVKQRFDEVSDLIIQPDIITDQERYVKLTKEYKDLKNLMDKRSEYLELTNNIAEAEEIIADGSDAEMLEMAKMQLEEAKGGLPKLEEEIKLMLIPKDPEDAKDVVVEIRAGTGGDEASIFAGDLFRMYTKYCESKGWKTNVIDLSEGTSGGYKEIQFEVSGTDVYGTLKFEAGVHRVQRVPQTETQGRVHTSAATVMVLPEAEDFDVQIDPKDVRIDFFCSSGPGGQSVNTTYSAVRLTHLPTGLVAQCQDQKSQHKNKDKAFRVLRSRLYDMELAKKQEEDAAKRNSQVSSGDRSAKIRTYNYPQGRVTDHRIGLTLYDLSNIIDGDVQRIIDELSFVENTEKLREASEIF, translated from the coding sequence ATGATAGACAAGTTAAACATCGTAAAACAACGTTTTGATGAGGTTTCAGACCTTATAATTCAACCAGATATTATTACAGATCAAGAACGTTATGTTAAACTCACAAAAGAGTATAAGGATCTAAAAAATTTAATGGATAAGCGCTCAGAATACTTAGAGCTTACCAACAATATAGCTGAAGCAGAGGAAATTATTGCAGATGGTAGCGATGCAGAAATGCTTGAAATGGCAAAAATGCAATTGGAGGAAGCAAAAGGTGGCTTGCCTAAACTAGAGGAAGAAATAAAATTAATGTTGATTCCGAAAGACCCAGAAGATGCTAAGGATGTTGTTGTTGAAATTCGTGCAGGAACCGGTGGTGACGAAGCAAGTATTTTTGCAGGAGATTTGTTTAGAATGTACACTAAGTATTGTGAATCTAAAGGATGGAAAACCAATGTTATAGACCTTAGTGAGGGTACTAGTGGAGGTTACAAAGAAATACAGTTTGAAGTTTCAGGAACCGATGTTTACGGTACATTAAAGTTTGAAGCAGGTGTGCACCGAGTTCAACGAGTTCCGCAAACTGAAACGCAAGGTAGAGTACATACCAGTGCCGCAACAGTGATGGTATTGCCCGAAGCTGAGGATTTTGACGTTCAAATAGATCCCAAAGATGTTCGTATAGATTTTTTCTGTTCATCTGGTCCGGGTGGTCAATCGGTAAACACGACATATTCAGCGGTTCGTTTAACTCACTTGCCTACGGGATTAGTGGCGCAATGTCAAGATCAAAAATCGCAGCATAAGAACAAGGATAAAGCTTTTAGGGTATTACGTTCTCGTTTGTATGATATGGAATTGGCTAAAAAACAAGAGGAAGATGCAGCAAAGCGAAATTCTCAAGTTAGTAGTGGTGACCGTTCTGCAAAAATTAGAACGTATAATTACCCACAGGGTAGAGTAACGGATCACCGTATTGGACTTACTTTATACGACTTGTCCAATATAATCGATGGTGACGTGCAAAGAATAATTGATGAATTAAGCTTTGTGGAAAATACGGAAAAATTGAGGGAGGCCTCAGAGATTTTTTAA
- the pyrF gene encoding orotidine-5'-phosphate decarboxylase has protein sequence MTTQELVAQIHKKQSFLCIGLDTDLEKIPAFLLEEEDPIFSFNKGIIDATHHLCVAYKPNIAFYEAYGVKGWSSLRKTIEYLNDNYPEIFTIADAKRGDIGNTSTRYAKAFFEDLNFDSITIAPYMGRDSVEPFLEFKNKHTILLALTSNNGAFDFQTKITDGQELYKEVLSVSTTYKGSENLMYVVGATKAEYLKEIRNIVPNSFLLVPGVGAQGGSLEDVCTYGITKDIGLLINSSRGIIYASNQKDYAEVAELKARELQVAMAKEILKLN, from the coding sequence ATGACTACTCAAGAGTTAGTTGCCCAAATTCATAAAAAACAATCATTTCTATGTATAGGTCTTGATACCGATTTAGAAAAGATTCCGGCATTTTTATTGGAGGAAGAAGATCCCATTTTTTCGTTTAATAAAGGTATAATTGATGCTACTCATCATCTTTGTGTGGCATATAAGCCTAATATTGCCTTTTATGAAGCTTATGGCGTTAAAGGGTGGTCTTCACTTAGAAAAACTATTGAATATTTAAATGACAACTATCCTGAAATTTTTACGATAGCTGATGCAAAAAGGGGCGATATAGGTAATACATCTACCAGATACGCAAAGGCCTTTTTTGAAGATCTTAATTTTGATTCAATAACAATTGCGCCATATATGGGTAGAGATTCTGTTGAGCCTTTTCTAGAATTTAAAAATAAACATACTATTCTTCTTGCACTAACATCTAATAATGGTGCGTTTGATTTTCAAACAAAAATAACCGATGGACAAGAATTATATAAAGAGGTCTTGTCGGTTTCTACCACATACAAAGGATCTGAAAATTTAATGTATGTAGTTGGAGCGACAAAGGCGGAATACCTTAAGGAAATAAGGAATATAGTGCCTAATAGTTTCTTGCTAGTACCCGGTGTGGGCGCTCAAGGTGGCAGTTTAGAAGACGTTTGTACTTACGGTATAACTAAAGACATAGGTCTTTTAATAAATTCTTCACGCGGAATAATCTATGCGTCAAACCAAAAAGATTACGCAGAAGTTGCTGAACTAAAAGCTAGAGAATTACAGGTAGCGATGGCTAAAGAAATTTTAAAATTAAACTAA
- a CDS encoding alpha/beta fold hydrolase: MLHYITYKHKTSTVWVTFIHGAGGSSSIWFKQIREFKKHFNVLLLDLRGHGNSKPNLKNVFDEKYTFDVITNDIVEVIDFENIKKSHFVGISLGTILIRNLAENYPDRVESMVMGGAIMKLNLRSQILMKLGVVFKTIIPYLWLYKFFAFIIMPNKNHKESRSLFVREAKKLYQKEFIRWFKLTSEINPLLRFFRSADINIPTLYVMGEEDYLFLPSIKKIVKFHKNSELLVVENCGHVVNVEQPKFFNENVINYLS, from the coding sequence TTGCTACACTATATAACATATAAGCATAAAACATCTACCGTGTGGGTTACTTTTATACATGGTGCGGGTGGTAGTTCTTCAATTTGGTTTAAACAAATTAGAGAGTTTAAAAAGCATTTTAATGTATTGCTTTTAGATTTAAGAGGCCATGGTAATTCAAAGCCGAATCTTAAAAATGTATTTGACGAAAAATATACGTTTGATGTTATTACAAATGATATTGTTGAGGTAATTGACTTTGAAAACATTAAGAAATCACATTTTGTAGGTATTTCCTTAGGCACTATTTTAATTAGAAATTTAGCGGAAAACTATCCTGATCGAGTGGAAAGTATGGTAATGGGCGGAGCCATAATGAAATTAAACCTTAGGTCTCAAATTTTAATGAAACTTGGGGTTGTTTTTAAAACTATTATACCTTATTTATGGTTGTATAAGTTTTTTGCATTCATTATTATGCCTAATAAAAACCATAAAGAATCGCGTTCACTTTTTGTTAGGGAGGCAAAGAAACTGTATCAGAAAGAGTTTATTAGGTGGTTTAAACTTACGTCAGAGATTAATCCGTTATTGCGGTTTTTTAGATCTGCGGATATCAATATACCTACACTGTATGTAATGGGAGAAGAAGATTATTTATTTTTACCTAGTATTAAGAAAATTGTGAAGTTTCATAAGAATTCTGAACTCTTGGTTGTGGAAAATTGTGGTCATGTTGTTAATGTGGAGCAGCCAAAATTCTTTAATGAAAATGTGATTAATTATTTGTCTTAG